The genome window TCGTCCCGGCGCGGGGGGCTGGCCTGGGCGCAGTGCAGGGCGGCGGTCGCCGTGGCAAACCGCAGCGCCGCCACTTCGTCCTGCCCTTCGGCAAGGGCCAGGGTAAAGGCTCCGTGGAAGACGTCCCCCGCCCCGGTGGTGTCGCGCACGTGCACCGGGTAGGCCGGCAGGTGTCCGCCCGCATAGGCCACCCCCTGGGCCCCCAGGGTCACCGCGGCGAACACCCCAAGGGCTTGCAGTTGGGCCAGCAGCGCGTCCACGCCGCCTTTCTGCGCGGCCAGCTCCTCCGAAGCCACCACGTGCGTGGCCACCTGGGTGAGCATCCAGTCCTCGTCACGGTCGCGGTCCAGATCCAGCACCACCGGGAGGCCCCGCTCACGGGCGGCCTGGCCCAGGCCATACCCCGCCGAGGCCCAGCGCCCGTCCAGCAGCAGCGCGCCGGTTCCTTTGAGCAGGCGCTCTTCGCCCAGCACCAGCCCGTCGGGCAGCTCGGGCCGGTAGGGGAAGATGTAGCGCTCACCCTCCGGCGTGACCAGCACCGCCGAGACCGGGGTGGCCGCGCCAAGCTGGAAGTGGGCCTTAACCCCTTCGGCCTCGAGCATCTCCTGCAGGCGTTCTCCCGTGGCATCGTGGCCCCGGCGGCTCACCAGATGGGCCTCGGCCCCCAGCCGGGCCGCCGCCACCGCGGCCACCGCCGCCGGCCCCCCGATGGTCTCGCGGTAGCCCAGCACCCCGGTGCGGCTGGCACGGGGTGGGAAGGTCTCGATGTAGTAGCGCTGGTCCAGGTTGGCCCAGCCCACGGTCAGGATCTTCACCATACCAGTCGGTTTTCCTCGGGCCGGGCAGGCAGCGCCTCCAGGCCCAGCCAGGCGCACATCTCCAGCAGGGCCTCTTCATGCGCGCCCATCCCTACGGCCAGGTGGTGGGGGATGCGGTGGTTGAACCAGCTTGCCAAAAACT of Meiothermus sp. contains these proteins:
- a CDS encoding PfkB family carbohydrate kinase → MVKILTVGWANLDQRYYIETFPPRASRTGVLGYRETIGGPAAVAAVAAARLGAEAHLVSRRGHDATGERLQEMLEAEGVKAHFQLGAATPVSAVLVTPEGERYIFPYRPELPDGLVLGEERLLKGTGALLLDGRWASAGYGLGQAARERGLPVVLDLDRDRDEDWMLTQVATHVVASEELAAQKGGVDALLAQLQALGVFAAVTLGAQGVAYAGGHLPAYPVHVRDTTGAGDVFHGAFTLALAEGQDEVAALRFATATAALHCAQASPPRRDEVRAFLASLP